One stretch of Ornithinimicrobium ciconiae DNA includes these proteins:
- a CDS encoding ArsR/SmtB family transcription factor, with translation MHERPILPVPTEVHAQLAAQTFRMLADPTRVKILWALLQEEASVTALAEHIGSSTTAVSQHLAKLRLAGLVDSRRVGTFIYYSAQDPHVHRLLAETLSRAEHETGVASGADHVYRA, from the coding sequence GTGCACGAGCGACCCATCCTGCCGGTGCCGACGGAGGTCCACGCCCAGTTGGCGGCTCAGACTTTCCGCATGCTGGCCGATCCCACCAGAGTGAAGATCCTCTGGGCACTACTGCAGGAGGAGGCCAGTGTTACGGCACTGGCCGAGCACATCGGCTCATCCACGACCGCCGTCAGCCAGCACCTGGCCAAGCTGCGACTCGCCGGTCTAGTCGACAGTCGCCGTGTAGGTACCTTCATCTACTATTCGGCTCAGGATCCCCATGTTCACAGGCTGCTCGCCGAAACTCTGTCCCGTGCCGAGCACGAGACTGGCGTAGCCTCCGGGGCAGATCACGTTTACCGAGCCTGA
- a CDS encoding cation diffusion facilitator family transporter, translated as MENREPSTGSAHHHESPHQHEHANEHGSGLWSRVRHALTPHSHDHSEAIQTADEASREGIRAAWFSLAGMGATAIMQIVIVALSGSIALLADTVHNLGHLATTIPLIIAFRLGRRAPTRRYSYGYKRAEDLVGLLIGLVIATSAALIIWESVRALSNPRELTHLGWVLAAALVGALGNEAVAIYRIRAGRRIGSAALIAEGQHARTDALTSLAVVVGVAGAWAGMPQLDAIIGLVIAAVIIAVLFSSMRTVIRRLMDGVDDGTLDRIETVAAAVAGVVAVDRCRARWIGHRLETDLDIDVDPDLSLQDAHAIAYRVHRTLVQNVSHLDRATVHVNPAGIPTAHSLAV; from the coding sequence ATGGAGAACCGGGAACCTTCAACTGGTAGCGCGCACCACCACGAGAGTCCGCATCAACACGAGCATGCCAACGAGCACGGTTCCGGCCTATGGTCTCGGGTCCGGCACGCGCTGACCCCGCACAGCCACGACCACAGCGAGGCCATCCAAACTGCCGATGAGGCCAGCCGGGAGGGTATCCGCGCCGCGTGGTTCAGCCTGGCCGGGATGGGCGCGACCGCCATCATGCAGATCGTCATTGTCGCCCTCAGCGGGTCGATCGCGCTCCTTGCGGACACGGTGCACAACCTGGGCCACCTGGCAACCACGATCCCGCTAATCATCGCCTTCCGCCTGGGCAGACGGGCGCCGACCCGACGCTACAGTTACGGCTACAAACGAGCAGAAGACCTGGTCGGACTGCTCATCGGCCTGGTCATCGCCACCTCCGCCGCCCTGATCATCTGGGAGTCGGTACGGGCGCTGAGCAACCCCCGCGAGTTGACTCACCTGGGGTGGGTCCTCGCGGCCGCACTCGTCGGCGCCCTAGGCAACGAGGCGGTGGCGATCTACCGCATCCGGGCTGGCCGTCGAATCGGGTCAGCAGCCTTGATCGCCGAGGGACAACACGCCCGCACCGACGCCCTGACGTCCCTGGCAGTGGTCGTTGGTGTCGCCGGTGCGTGGGCCGGGATGCCGCAGCTGGATGCGATCATCGGCCTGGTCATCGCCGCAGTCATCATCGCCGTCCTGTTTTCATCGATGCGGACTGTGATCCGCAGGCTCATGGATGGCGTAGATGACGGAACGCTGGACCGCATCGAAACAGTCGCCGCCGCCGTTGCTGGTGTCGTGGCGGTGGACCGGTGCCGCGCCCGCTGGATCGGGCACCGCCTGGAAACCGATCTGGACATCGATGTCGACCCCGACCTCAGTCTTCAGGACGCCCACGCTATCGCCTACAGGGTGCACCGCACACTGGTCCAAAATGTTTCACATCTAGACCGCGCCACCGTCCACGTCAACCCCGCTGGCATCCCCACGGCGCACAGCCTCGCCGTCTGA
- a CDS encoding IS3 family transposase (programmed frameshift), with amino-acid sequence MPKPYPQEFRDDVVRVARQREEGVTIKQVAKDFGISESCLTNWMTQADRDAGIRPGPDREELAELREAKRRIRLLEQENEVLRRAAAYLSQEHLPKMMYPLVRELAVDGIPVTVTCRVLKIARQPYYRWLKGPVTDAELAAAHRANALFDAHRDDPEFGHRLLADEARDVGEGMCDRTAWRICSENGWWSVFGKKRGKNGRKPGPPAHEDLVERDFTAAGPNQLWLTDITEHGTGEGKLYLCAVKDVWSGRIVGYSIDARMKSRLAVQALDNAVATRAAHGMDVAGCIVHSDRGSQFRSRKYLAALRRHHLVGSMGQVGTSADNAAMESFFALLQKNVLDRRRWATRQDLRISIVTWLERTYHRRRRQDRLGRLTPIEYEATMATAAPQAA; translated from the exons ATGCCCAAGCCGTATCCCCAGGAGTTCCGTGACGATGTTGTCCGGGTCGCCCGACAACGCGAGGAGGGGGTGACGATCAAGCAGGTGGCCAAGGACTTCGGGATCTCCGAGTCGTGTCTGACGAACTGGATGACCCAAGCCGACCGCGACGCCGGGATCAGGCCGGGTCCGGACCGTGAGGAGCTGGCCGAGCTGCGGGAGGCCAAACGGCGCATCCGGCTGCTGGAGCAGGAGAACGAGGTCCTGCGCCGCGCCGCGGCGTACCTGTCCCAG GAACATCTCCCCAAAATGATGTACCCGCTCGTCCGAGAGCTGGCCGTCGACGGGATCCCCGTCACGGTGACGTGCCGGGTGCTGAAGATCGCTCGCCAGCCGTACTACCGCTGGCTGAAGGGACCGGTCACCGACGCCGAGCTGGCGGCGGCCCACCGCGCCAACGCCCTGTTCGACGCCCACCGCGACGACCCGGAGTTCGGGCACCGGCTGCTGGCCGACGAGGCCCGCGACGTCGGGGAGGGCATGTGCGACCGGACCGCGTGGCGGATCTGCTCGGAGAACGGCTGGTGGAGCGTCTTCGGCAAGAAGCGAGGCAAGAACGGCAGGAAGCCGGGGCCACCCGCGCACGAGGACCTTGTCGAGCGGGACTTCACCGCGGCCGGCCCGAACCAGCTGTGGTTGACCGACATCACCGAGCACGGCACCGGTGAGGGCAAGCTCTACCTGTGCGCGGTCAAGGACGTCTGGTCGGGCCGCATCGTCGGATACTCCATCGACGCCCGGATGAAGTCGCGCCTGGCGGTGCAGGCCCTGGACAACGCCGTGGCGACCCGTGCCGCGCACGGCATGGACGTTGCCGGCTGCATCGTCCACTCCGACCGCGGCAGCCAGTTCCGGTCGCGGAAGTACCTGGCCGCGCTGCGTCGCCACCACCTGGTCGGATCCATGGGCCAGGTCGGCACGAGCGCCGACAACGCCGCGATGGAGTCCTTCTTCGCCCTCCTGCAGAAGAACGTCCTGGACCGCCGCCGATGGGCCACCCGCCAGGACCTGCGCATCAGCATCGTGACCTGGCTCGAGCGCACCTACCACCGGCGCCGTCGCCAGGACCGACTCGGCCGGTTGACGCCCATCGAGTACGAAGCCACCATGGCCACAGCCGCCCCTCAGGCGGCCTGA
- a CDS encoding C40 family peptidase, translated as MNRRLPGRHRAALNLTRPLSGSATLAASGLLVATIGAAAPAAPAILTSSVDAVSIHQSPVPQRSQVANPTADSWSTLVDALKVASEDLDSDLPVKAVPAPAEGDQHAHFGELGFTGVTPEPEPETRLETTTEEPAEPTTEDTGGAGDENTNGDQATAADTRTEDSAASRSKPREKAPPEPSSPEASPATGQGAEAAIAWAQANLGLPYSWGSSSGGAYDCSGFTTAAFRAAGISLPHQSEAQYHATNRVPLSEIQRGDLVFYSNNGSASGIFHVAIYLGDGQVIHSLRDWSSWNGSKINDINYASGLMAAGRP; from the coding sequence ATGAATCGACGCTTGCCCGGGCGCCACCGCGCCGCCCTGAACCTGACCCGGCCCCTATCCGGAAGCGCCACCCTGGCAGCCTCCGGGTTGCTCGTCGCCACCATCGGCGCCGCAGCCCCGGCAGCACCGGCAATCCTGACCAGCTCCGTCGACGCGGTCAGCATCCACCAGTCCCCGGTGCCGCAGAGATCCCAGGTCGCGAACCCGACCGCTGACAGTTGGTCGACCCTTGTGGACGCGCTGAAGGTGGCCTCCGAAGACCTGGACAGTGATCTTCCGGTCAAGGCAGTCCCGGCCCCCGCCGAAGGTGATCAGCACGCGCACTTCGGTGAACTCGGATTCACCGGCGTCACTCCCGAGCCAGAACCAGAAACTCGCCTCGAGACCACCACCGAGGAGCCGGCCGAACCCACCACCGAGGACACCGGCGGTGCCGGTGACGAGAACACAAACGGTGACCAAGCCACAGCTGCAGACACCCGCACCGAGGACAGCGCGGCGAGCCGGTCTAAGCCCCGGGAGAAAGCACCCCCCGAGCCATCTTCCCCTGAAGCGTCGCCGGCCACTGGTCAGGGCGCCGAAGCAGCTATTGCCTGGGCCCAAGCCAACCTGGGACTGCCCTACAGTTGGGGTTCGAGCAGTGGCGGTGCCTACGACTGCTCCGGATTCACGACAGCAGCCTTCCGCGCGGCCGGCATCAGCCTCCCCCATCAGAGCGAGGCCCAGTACCACGCCACGAACCGTGTCCCCCTCTCAGAGATCCAACGCGGTGACCTCGTCTTCTACAGCAACAACGGCTCCGCATCCGGCATCTTCCACGTCGCGATCTACCTCGGGGACGGGCAGGTCATCCACTCCCTGCGCGACTGGTCCAGTTGGAACGGGTCCAAGATCAACGACATCAACTACGCCTCCGGTTTGATGGCAGCCGGTCGACCCTGA